In Candidatus Syntrophosphaera sp., a single window of DNA contains:
- a CDS encoding TatD family hydrolase encodes MKLTDAHCHLANLNELMPLEPLLEEAKQKGIIRFLSSVLSKSEIAYHIQHPHPEILVSAGIHPNFEDCDLELADISALCEENQIWAVGEIGLDRGNPDLDWQKGVLAAQLDLAAEYKLPVVLHIIGFQQQAYEILKNYPLRYLVHSYAGSLEGYRLLARLDSFFTISERILRPDKLTLLREIVASGAYLFETDITRYYVKDNEPNPLLRLVGLFCLTAEVLKLEKAELERGQSASLAKLLGGRA; translated from the coding sequence ATGAAGCTGACCGACGCCCACTGCCACCTGGCCAACCTCAATGAGCTGATGCCTCTGGAACCCTTGCTGGAAGAGGCCAAACAGAAGGGGATCATCCGGTTTTTATCCTCTGTTCTGAGCAAGAGTGAGATAGCCTACCACATTCAACACCCCCACCCGGAGATCCTGGTCAGCGCGGGGATCCATCCCAATTTTGAGGATTGTGACCTCGAACTGGCCGACATTTCCGCTCTCTGCGAGGAAAACCAGATCTGGGCGGTGGGGGAGATCGGCTTGGATCGCGGAAATCCTGATCTGGACTGGCAGAAAGGGGTATTGGCCGCCCAGCTCGACCTGGCCGCGGAATACAAATTGCCCGTGGTGCTGCATATCATCGGATTCCAACAGCAGGCCTACGAGATCCTTAAAAATTATCCCCTGCGCTACCTCGTCCACAGTTACGCGGGCAGCCTGGAAGGATACCGCCTCTTGGCCCGCTTGGACAGCTTTTTCACCATCAGCGAACGCATCCTCCGCCCGGACAAACTCACCCTCCTGCGCGAGATCGTGGCCAGCGGAGCCTATCTCTTCGAGACAGACATCACCCGCTACTACGTCAAGGACAACGAGCCCAACCCGCTGTTACGGCTGGTGGGCCTCTTTTGCCTCACCGCGGAGGTCCTCAAGCTGGAGAAGGCGGAATTGGAGCGGGGGCAGTC